From the genome of Lentimonas sp. CC4, one region includes:
- a CDS encoding arylsulfatase, which produces MPPMSRHFPFLILLTLCTLASAVMASERPNIVLIMCDDMGFSDLGSYGGEIDTPNIDALAQEGVRFTQFKNTGRCCPSRAALMTGRNQHSVGMGWMAAVDEHRPGYRGQLSAEFPTIAEVLKENGYGTYISGKWHLTVDGNVTNPNAGPNGSWAFDRGFDESYGGLVGGGSYYKVKGLVRNNERITTFPEDYYYTDAITQTAVEFIDRHDTENPLFLYLAHYAPHRPLQAPQDRIDQCIERYQVGYDVLRQSRYERLVEQGLLTSDLDQSIQHKGLPEWNSLKPELQQKWITEMATYAAMIEIMDDGIGEVVNALKRKGIYDNTVLFFLSDNGATMEGGSASWLGAYLSNTPFSGFKAKTFEGGISSPLIVHFPSRFGELNGEIRHDRAHIIDLLPTCLDIAGLDYPESFNEKAITPPDGVSLLPAITGESLPPRDLFFEHQGSCAIISGKWKLVRADLEHSWKLFDLQADPYEQKDVAKSHPEVAQRLEGKWLHWAGESDVLPLEPTGWSDRVRKYKKQFPDQDGLD; this is translated from the coding sequence ATGCCGCCTATGTCTCGCCATTTCCCCTTCCTCATTTTACTGACCTTATGCACGCTTGCGTCAGCAGTGATGGCTTCAGAGCGGCCTAATATTGTGCTGATCATGTGTGATGACATGGGGTTTTCGGATCTGGGATCTTACGGGGGAGAGATCGACACTCCGAATATTGACGCATTGGCGCAGGAGGGGGTTCGTTTTACGCAGTTTAAAAATACGGGTCGCTGTTGCCCGAGTCGTGCCGCACTAATGACAGGTCGTAATCAGCATTCAGTGGGCATGGGCTGGATGGCCGCAGTGGATGAGCATCGTCCTGGCTATCGCGGTCAGTTGTCTGCGGAGTTTCCGACCATTGCTGAAGTGCTGAAAGAAAATGGTTATGGAACCTACATCAGCGGTAAATGGCATCTGACGGTTGACGGAAATGTAACGAACCCGAACGCGGGCCCCAATGGGAGTTGGGCGTTTGATCGTGGATTTGATGAAAGCTACGGCGGATTGGTCGGCGGCGGATCCTATTACAAGGTGAAAGGTCTTGTGCGCAATAATGAGCGTATCACCACATTTCCAGAGGATTATTATTACACCGATGCGATCACACAGACTGCAGTTGAGTTTATCGATCGTCATGACACCGAAAATCCATTATTCCTGTATCTTGCGCACTACGCGCCGCATCGTCCGCTACAGGCTCCACAGGATCGAATCGACCAATGCATCGAACGGTATCAGGTGGGCTACGACGTTTTGCGACAATCCCGCTATGAGCGATTGGTCGAGCAAGGATTGCTTACTTCTGACCTAGATCAATCAATCCAGCATAAAGGTCTACCCGAGTGGAACTCTTTGAAGCCCGAGTTGCAACAGAAGTGGATCACAGAAATGGCGACCTATGCTGCCATGATTGAAATCATGGATGACGGTATCGGTGAGGTCGTGAATGCGTTGAAGCGCAAAGGGATTTACGACAATACGGTGCTGTTTTTCTTGAGCGACAACGGAGCCACCATGGAGGGCGGATCCGCTTCCTGGTTAGGTGCGTATTTGAGTAATACGCCCTTTTCTGGTTTTAAGGCGAAGACCTTTGAGGGGGGCATCAGCTCGCCCTTGATTGTTCATTTCCCTAGCCGGTTTGGTGAGCTCAACGGTGAGATACGCCACGACAGGGCACACATCATCGACCTCCTGCCCACCTGTCTGGATATTGCGGGTCTGGACTACCCAGAATCTTTCAATGAGAAGGCAATCACTCCACCGGACGGAGTCAGCCTGCTTCCTGCGATAACTGGGGAATCACTGCCACCGCGCGATCTCTTTTTTGAGCACCAAGGAAGCTGCGCAATTATCTCTGGAAAATGGAAGCTGGTGCGCGCTGATTTAGAACATTCGTGGAAGCTTTTTGATCTGCAAGCTGATCCGTATGAACAAAAGGATGTCGCAAAATCACATCCGGAAGTGGCGCAGCGCCTAGAGGGCAAGTGGCTTCATTGGGCAGGCGAGAGCGATGTGTTGCCGCTGGAGCCCACTGGGTGGTCAGACCGCGTGAGAAAGTATAAAAAACAATTTCCCGATCAAGATGGATTGGATTGA